One window of the Eucalyptus grandis isolate ANBG69807.140 chromosome 8, ASM1654582v1, whole genome shotgun sequence genome contains the following:
- the LOC104456585 gene encoding protein ACTIVITY OF BC1 COMPLEX KINASE 7, chloroplastic encodes MAAILASQSCYCHDTEVMNQGRTNDGLSFSSSISNQITKVERKMGNANFGERVYRFQVTMRQTDSPARLGTNGRAIKMVPASEVMKRNAPKGSNKVEIVNGSKQALNGASIVKKKPNLSLVKAPKVQDTKQFPPMDELKVLPSDEGFSWANENYSSWQRNIDVWSFVLSLRVRVLFDNAKWAYLGGFSEDKQKNRRRKTASWLRECVLQLGPTFIKLGQLSSTRSDLFPREFVDELAKLQDRVPAFSPKKARDFIENELGAPVDVIYKEFEDQPIAAASLGQVHRAILHNGEKVVVKVQRPGLKKLFDIDLRNLKLIAEYFQRSESLGGPSRDWIGIYEECKTILYQEIDYINEGKNADKFRRDFRNVKWVRVPLVYWDYTATKVLTLEYVPGIKIDRLNMLDSRGFDRSRISSRAIEAYLIQILKTGFFHADPHPGNLAIDMDQALIYYDFGMMGEIKSFTRERLLELFYAVYEKDAKKVMQSLIDIGALQPTGDLSSVRRSVKFFLDNLLSQTPDQQQTLAAIGEDLFAIAQDQPFRFPSTFTFVLRAFSTLEGIGYTLDPNFSFVKIAAPYAQELLDIRQKRQTGTQLVEQIRKQADDARTSAVSMPYRVQRIEEIVNQLDSGDLKLRVRVLESERAARKATILQMATMYTVFGGTLLNLGVTLTNQGSQILANGSFIGAGVFFTLFLRSMQRVKKLEKFEKMI; translated from the exons ATGGCGGCAATACTGGCTTCTCAGAGCTGTTATTGCCACGACACCGAGGTGatgaatcaaggaagaacaaatgATGGTTTAAGCTTTTCGAGTTccatatcaaatcaaatcacaaaagTTGAGAGAAAAATGGGCAATGCGAACTTTGGCGAAAGAGTTTATAGGTTTCAGGTGACTATGAGACAGACCGATTCTCCGGCTAGATTAGGTACCAATGGAAGAGCCATTAAGATGGTGCCTGCTAGTGAGGTAATGAAGAGGAACGCCCCAAAAGGTAGTAACAAAGTAGAGATTGTGAATGGTTCGAAGCAAGCACTTAATGGGGCAAGCATAGTAAAAAAGAAACCTAACCTGTCCCTTGTCAAGGCTCCGAAAGTTCAAGACACCAAACAGTTTCCACCAATGGATGAGCTCAAGGTTTTGCCATCGGATGAAGGATTCAGTTGGGCCAATGAAAACTATAGCTCCTGGCAGAGGAACATAGATGTTTGGTCCTTTGTTCTATCTCTGCGTGTCCGTGTTTTGTTTGATAACGCAAAATGGGCTTATTTGGGAGGGTTTTCGGAAGACAAGCAG AAAAATAGGCGACGAAAGACTGCTTCCTGGCTGCGGGAGTGTGTGCTGCAGCTAGGTCCAACCTTCATTAAACTTGGCCAGTTATCTTCAACAAGGTCCGACCTATTTCCACGTGAATTTGTGGACGAGCTCGCCAAGTTGCAG GACAGAGTTCCCGCCTTCTCACCCAAGAAAGCTAGAGATTTCATCGAGAATGAACTGGGAGCTCCAGTCGATGTCATCTATAAGGAGTTTGAGGATCAGCCCATTGCTGCTGCTAGTCTTGGTCAG GTACATCGAGCTATACTGCACAATGGAGAGAAAGTAGTAGTAAAAGTTCAAAGACCAGGCTTGAAGAAGCTTTTTGACATTGATTTGC GTAATTTAAAGCTTATTGCAGAGTACTTTCAGAGAAGTGAAAGTCTTGGGGGTCCATCAAGAGACTGGATTGGTATTTATGAAGAATGTAAAAC GATTTTGTATCAAGAGATAGATTACATCAATGAAGGGAAGAATGCTGATAAATTCCGCCGAGATTTTCGGAACGTAAAGTGGGTCCGGGTGCCT CTGGTTTACTGGGATTATACCGCAACAAAGGTGTTGACCTTGGAGTATGTACCAG GTATTAAGATCGATCGGCTAAACATGCTTGATTCACGTGGTTTTGATCGCTCTCGCATTTCTTCACGTGCTATTGAAGCATATCTGATTCAG ATACTGAAAACTGGTTTCTTTCATGCTGATCCCCACCCTGGAAATCTCGCTATTGACATGGACCAAGCGCTCATCTACTACGATTTTGGAATGATGGGGGAGATCAAATCATTCACCCGTGAGAGGTTGCTTGAACTTTTCTATGCCGTTTATGAGAAAGATGCAAAAAAG GTTATGCAGAGCCTTATTGATATTGGAGCGCTTCAGCCAACTGGAGACCTGTCATCG GTGAGGAGATCTGTGAAGTTTTTCTTGGACAACTTGTTAAGCCAGACACCGGATCAACAGCAGACATTGGCTGCAATTGGGGAG GATTTGTTTGCGATAGCCCAAGATCAGCCGTTCAGATTTCCATCTACCTTTACCTTTGTCTTGAGGGCATTTTCTACTCTtgaag GTATTGGCTACACCCTCGACCCTAATTTCTCCTTCGTAAAGATTGCTGCCCCTTATGCTCAG GAGCTTCTGGATATAAGGCAAAAACGACAGACAGGCACGCAACTCGTGGAGCAGATAAGGAAACAAGCTGATGAT GCTAGAACCTCTGCCGTAAGCATGCCTTACAGAGTCCAACGGATAGAGGAGATTGTGAATCAACTCGACTCAGGGGATCTAAAACTCAGAGTCCGGGTGCTCGAG TCCGAAAGAGCAGCTCGGAAAGCAACAATTCTTCAAATGGCCACCATGTATACCGTCTTCGGGGGCACGCTATTAAATCTAGGAGTTACTCTCACTAACCAAGGCAGTCAGATTCTCGCCAACGGCTCATTCATCGGAGCAG GAGTATTTTTCACATTGTTCTTGAGGTCGATGCAACGGGTGAAGAAGCTCGAGAAGTTCGAGAAGATGATATGA